In the Sorghum bicolor cultivar BTx623 chromosome 4, Sorghum_bicolor_NCBIv3, whole genome shotgun sequence genome, TTTATGCCTTCGGAGATTCTGGTTTTGTGCGCCCAGGTTTGCCTACGATGGCTTTCTTCACTTTTGCAAGTTGGTGCTTTACCTTTGATCCCACACCAGACAATAGGCTTTGTTTTTTAAGTGCCTTCTGGGCTGCTCCTGGTGCTTCAGTTTTCATTGCTGCTTCATCAGTGAAATTCTTAGTTCCCTCTATGTCCTTTATCTTCTCGTCATAAATACTCTCTTCTGCATCAGCCTTTGGACTCTGTTCTGCATCAGCCTCTGGACTCTGAATCAGCCAGAGCTTGCTTACGTCCACAAAGTTTTCTTCAGCCTCAGAAGCTTCTCTGGGTGAAACTACATTGAGATCACGTTCCTGGACCTTTGGATCAAACAGTTCCTGGTCTTCATTGGATTTTATGCTCACTGTTTGCTGAGGACTTTCGACTGTCTCATGCACATCTAGTTCATGGGTCAGAATCTCTTTCTTAGCCAAAAGTTGCTGGCCTCCTTCATCAATCTCTTCAGGAGACTTTTGCTCAGTACCAATTTCCTGGTGTTCCTGAAAATTAGATTCCCCAACCTTTTCAAGCTCCATTGCAGATTCGTTGTCAGCCACTTCATCTTGCTTATCTTGGTTGATCTGCAAGTTTGGACCATCAGCCTGAATTTCGACTGCTGTTGGAAAGTTTTCTTCAGATATTTCCTTTTCATGAGCCAAAATTGTCTGAGTGTCACAAACTGGTTCAGTAATTTGAGTTGCTAGTTCATTAGATGTTACTTCGGAGCTTGTGATTTTCTGCAGATTTACATGTGAACTTTCTACATTCTCTTCAGAAACTTCATCTGTGGCTGTGTTTGCATGCTGCTCCTCTTCGTTCTTATCTACTTCTTCGTTCTCCAGTTGAATATCAGTAGAACATGTGGCCTCAATGTTGGCAGATTCAGTGGGTTTGTCTTCTTTTGCAGACACAGGGTTCTGAACACTTGCAGTATCGCTAGACAAGTCATTGGCATCAGTCATTCCTGATTCTGTCAACAAAGGTGCTTGCTCAGACACTGCATCAACACTTTTGTCTTCAGGTAAAGATTCAAGCACGAGTCCTGTTTGTTCTTCTCCTAGAGTATCCTCTTTGGGAGCCTTTGTGTTTGTTGAGTCATTCAGGCTACTCCTCAAGCTTCCATTTTCAGTTTTTGTTGATTCCTCCATGTTTTCCTGACACACAGTACCAACTGCTCTGTCATCCAGCTCAACACTCGAAATATCAATATCTCTAGTTTCCATTTTTGTAGAAACACCAGCTGCTTCTCCTGTCAGCAATTCACCAGAAATCTCATCCTGGGTATTGTCTTGGTATGCTGGTATTTCCAAATCATGAGTGTTCTTTTTGATATCCTCATCAGTTTTAATTGATCTTTCTGTGTCCATCTTAAGATCATCACTTTGTTCTTTGACCATTTCCTGTGTTTCTTCAGGGCATTTAACTTCATGTTTTTCTTGTTCAACAAAGGTGAGATTGTCATCCACCTTATTTTCTGTAGGAAGTGACTGCAGATTTTCTTCTTGTTTAGAAATGAACGCGCAGCTGCCATCTTCTGTCGCTTCACCTTGCTTCCTTGCAGCCTTAGATTCTGAATCTTCATTTGCATCACTGCTCTCTTTTCCCAATATTAGATTCATCAGAAAATGGGAGACAGGTAATTCTTGTTCAACTTCTTTCTTAGCCTCTCCAAATTCTGTATCTTGCACGTCCTCTTCATTCCTTTCTTTTGGGGTTTGATTCTCATCTTGTTTGTCCTTTTCATCCTGTTCATTGGGAATTTGATTCTCTCCTGGTTCAGTTTGAAGGAGGTTCTCTGACAAAGGCACCTCTCTTTCTGTTTCCTCTAAGCTGAGCACCTTTTCAGGGGTGTTGTCATCCTGTGCCGGATGTCCAGGAAGGTCAAGATTGAGGTTTTCCATATTGTCATTCACACTTTCTTCCTTTGATGTTGTAATTACCAATGAAACATCAAGATCCCTTCCAGTGTCAGTAAAGGTCTTGAGACTTCCGTTAGACGGTGCTCCATCAGCTCCGCTAACCTACACAGAAAAATGAgaattactttagtaatattatATATAACTCCAAAATAGTTAATAACTGCTGACTTACTGACCTTGTCAGTAATATCGTCATTGATTGTTACTGCTTCAGTGGCTGTTGTACTGCTTATCTCTGTTTCCTCATGTGAAGCAGTTTCTTCAATCTTGTCAAATGAATTTTCTTCTGTTTCAAGTTGCAGAACATCATCTGCATTAATTTCTTCTTGACATTGTTCTGTTTGGTTTAAATCTGCAGCAGATTCGTCATTTTTTTCTTGCATAGCTTCAGTATCTACATCATTTTTCTCAGACATTGAAAGTTTTTCATCTTCAACCTGATTACAGGAAAAATGGAAGAGAATTTCACAAAGAACAGACTTGATAAGAAAAACTGGTAACATGAATTTCGAGGCATATAAGAGTGATACTTATTGAAGGGTATTAGGACTGACCTCGTGATGATTGCTTGAGTCCTCAACATTATTCTGTATGGATGATTCTACAGAAGGTTCAGAAGTGGAGTCGAGTCCCTTGTTTTCTCCTATCTCTTCAGTTTCTCTAGGCTTTATACTTGCATTGTCATGGATTATTTCTTCGCATAGAGGTGTTGCATCAATTTTAGCATCCACATTGTATGGTTCATTGGAACGCAGTTGAGGCGATTCTTCCTTTTCAGAATTTGTCTGTAGTTCATCATGACAAATAGCATTGTCTTCATGTATTTCTTTACTTTCTTCTATTTCATCTGCAATCTCTTTCTCTGATGCTTGAATGACATGAACAAGATCCTGCACAACAAAAATAACAGCTATAGCTCATTGCTCAGATTATTATGGTGTCATTTTAACAGAGAATTACTGCTAGCTATGAATGCTTCTGGCTGGAACTGCTGATGCATAGTGAGCTAATTTAAGAGTCAGACCATTGGAAAGTTCAGAAATTTACTGAGTGATGATGCCCACTGAAATCACATATGGTGGGGGAGCGAAGGAGAGAACGTGTTTTGTATGGAATGCAAATCTAAACATCACTCTCTTCATTTCTTGTTGTTTTGCTTTTACCTGTATACCACTATTGTTATTGCTATCACTTTACAGTTTTTCGTATGGAAGTCTCTTAATATTTCTTCAAGAGGAAAATAAATGAAAAGTGACTCCAAAAAATTACACCTTTTGGACTTCGGAACATTTATCATAAACATCCAATTTATTCATTAATTTTGGAACATCATGCACAATGTTcagtcagttttttttttttttttttttgaggaaaattCAATCAATTAGACCTTACATTCTCTAGTATTTTGTCTTTTGAAGGAGCTGGATCAGATGCTTCTTGAACAGATGATACCAAACCAGGTTCGATCTGCACAATCAGTAAAACATAGCAGTGTTTTTAGTATAAGCAATGAGAGGCTTTCACCAAATAATCACTACTTTGGTATAGGTTTGTTTTAATACTGATTTCTTAGTTTTACTTATTTTAGCGAGCTCACTTATTAATTATTAGAGATATGTATAGTCTAACACATGTATACCATGTTACTTGTATTTCAAGTTGTACTTGTTATATATATGAAAGCcaccccccacccccacccccctAATCGGGTGCGAGGTGTTCCCCCTACAGTAATTCAATGCACTAAGAGTAGTTCTCACATCTATTATTTTCTCAAGAAAAAATGGTGATCTGATATACCAATAATAAGGAAGCGTTTTCAGTTTTCCCCCCTCTATATTTCTAATCTGGAAATTTATCACATTGAACTTTGGTAATCCAACACTAACACGATTAACAAAAGAACATATATCTAATTCTCACACATCACTGGTGAAAAATCTGAACTGACCTCTTCTTTTCTAATTTCATCAGTTGTTTCGGCTTGGTCACTAGTAGAAGTTTTTGCTACTACATCATCGTTTTCTGCATTCTCATGCTCTTCTTTGTTATCATTtttggcatcatcatcatcttcaattCCTTCCCTTGTTTCCTTAGTGTTTTCAACCTTCATATCCATAATGCTTGGGGTGGCTTCATTCTTGAGAATCCCACTAATGACTGCCTTTGTTTGATCAGCCTGCAGGGTTTCATTGGTACAAACTTAATTTTCATTGTTTCTGATAAATAAGTCCAGAAAAAGTAACACATGCAATGAGTCATTATATTTACCTCGAATGCATCATTGTCTTTTGTCTTGTTTGTAGCTCCATTTTCGAAATTCTGGTACTCCACTAGTGGTTCTGTGGTTAAATCATCCCTCTTGTCTTCATGTTTCTGTTCATCTATCTGAAGTTCATCATTCTGACTTTCAATCTCCTCATCTTCTTTCTGCTTTTGATCTGAGTCAATCTTTTGCAGAGCCTCATCTTGTTCCAAAATGGATAAGGCATCTGTCTCACAACTTTGTTGTTGAAGTGCTACATCACAATGTTGCCTGCTATTGTGATGAATGGTTTGTTCACTACCTTTTGTTGTATCATCTTTTTCTGTAGTATCTTGTGCTGCCTGAGGATCATTTTCAAATAAAGCCTGTGATGCGTCTGCATTGCCACTTTCTGTGAGAATTTGCACGTCTATATCTCTATCTTGAACATGAGTTGTGTTCTCTCCATTATGCTCACTTGCCATTTGGCTTGAATTATGTTCAGTTCCAGCATTTGGCTCTTCTTTGACTTGATAGATATTGTTTGAAGTCTCCACTGTATCGCTCACAGAAGTTTgaacaacatcttcatcaatcaagttctcaCTACTCTGAGTTGTGAAAACAGTTTCGCCCAAATCACATGGATCATCCTGTATAAGATACACTAGTGAGGTGTCTTGCAAGTTATGTCCAATCTCAAAGATCAAATACGCAGGACAGCTGTGTATCATTTCATTAAGATGAAAAAAAAGGGGAGTACAAAATACAAACACCACCCACCACACCCTCACTCAAACTAGAGTCATATTCAGACAGCACTATTGatgtttttctttctctttcagTATGCAACTTAGATTTAGCTTAATAATTCTGCATCTTGGCTAGCAATAGTTATACCTTTACTGTTCAATTTATACTTTAAAATATATGTTTCAGCTTCCAACTTTGCATAGAGCCTGCTTATTAACTTTTTATGTTGATCTAACTAAACAGTCTGGCGTGCCAAAAATGAAAAATAGTCTGACAGAAATAAATTAAAAGCTTATCTTTGTTTTTGGATTCCTTCATGTCATATAATGATTCTAGTCAATCTATGATCATATAGTGTTTAAACTTATATAAGATGATGGATGTCACAGTTTGTTATCTGCCTCATACTGGATAAAATGCTGCATTAATGCTAGGTGTTTCCAATTATTTTAAATTCTAATTGAGCAGTATGCCAGTAGCTACATCTTGTATTGGTCTAGCATTTATGCTAAAGGAGGTTAATGTATATAGATACCTTTAGTTCTGTCGACTTCTGTATTTCATCTTTGATTCCGTGTGCCAAAATGACATTGTCAGTTTCATTCCCCATCGTTCCTTCATTTGATTCTACATGTTGATCTTCTGGTGTTGCTCCATTATCTGTTGGAGTTGGTTCCTCTGAGACAGCAATATTGGATTGTTCTCCATCATTAATGGCTTCAACTCTCTGCTTTTCCTCCGTTGCTTCCAAGTCATCCACTTGCTGAATATCATAAGTCGGTTCTATTGTTGCTATATTATTGTCTGAAGCTAGTTTCTCTATTGCATCAGCTTGGCTTGTATGAAAGTCTTCTTCAGCTTCAGTGGCATCGACACCCTTGATTTCTTCCACTGGTTGCTCTTGTTTAATGTCAACAGGTGGGTCAATTTCACTTGCAACAGAATCTTCTGTTCTTTCTTCAAGGGCGACAGTGCTGCTTTGGTCTGAGGTTTCTTCTGCCTTTACAAGCTTGTTGTTctcattgtctattgataatTCTACCTGTTCTGCTGGCTGGGCATATGAATCTGGATCACTTTCCAGTTCATTCCTTTCTCCAGCTGCATTATCAGGAGTGGCAATATTACTTTGCTTGGAGGCTTCATCAACTTCAATTGCTTTATTGTCTTCCACTTCTGGTAGTTTGTCCTCATGAACCTGCTGATCATCACCATTTGGCTCACCATCTACTGCTGGCTTCTCAAGGGTAGAAACTATGTGTTCTTGCTGATCTTCTGGTTCCATGGCTTCAATATCTCTTGTTTCTTCTGTTAAGCCCAGTTCTTGTACTTCTTGGACATCAGGAGTTGGTTCAATTCTTGGTACTTGATCTGCCTCTCCAGGAGTAGGAAAGCTACTGATATGTGAGAATTCTTCAGTTTTGTCATCTTCACTGTCCTTGATTTCTTGAGATGTCAGATTCTGCacttcttgtgtgttaaaagaTGGGTCTGTTACTGATGTATTTTCTTCTGTTGGAGTATGATCATCAGAAGTAGAACCATGGGTCTCTCCTGGATGTTCCGTTGTGTCAGTGCTGTCTTCAACTGATTCTAGTTCACGAACAGGTTCACTACCAGTACGTGGGGCATTTGGTGTTGAAGTATCGTCTTCAGTGCTCTCCTTTATATCTGCAACATTACTCTCATGAGGGACTGCTTCAGTCTCCATGGTTTCCAGGATCTTTTCTGATGTATAGTCACTTGATGTCATAACATCCTCTGTTTCAATTGTTCCTGTGTCCTTGGTCTCTTCTAGATCTGCCTCGTGGAAAGATGATGTATCAGCAGTTGCATCTGTTTCTGGAGCTGCTGCCTCAACAAGAGCAGTATTGCTTTTCACATTTTCTGTATCCTCAGTTTCTTCTGCTAACTGTGAATTGTCTGCTTGAGTGTCAGAACTTGGTTCTGTTGATGTGAACTCCTCAGAAGAAAGAGTGTTAGATGAGGCAATTTCTTGAGATTTATCAGCTTCAATTTCCTTGATGTCAGCAGATTCTTGATCCTGAAGTTGTTGGTGATCAATGTCTGGTTCAGTGGTTACATTATCTTCTGctgctgtttcttctgggacAGACTCCTCAGCGGTAGAGATTATTTTTTCCTGGGAGGTACTTTGAGATTCGGTGGCTTCAGTGTCATTATCTTCGATTGGTTCTGGTTTCATACTGCTTGATATTTCTTCTGTTGCCTGCTCCTCTGACTGAGCAGCAGCATCACTTTGGTGGGGGTTTCTGTGCACTTCTGTGGCTTCAATGTTGCTCACCTCTGTTGATTCATGCAATTCGGTTGTGGCCGGAGTTTCTACTTGAGTTGGCATCTGAAAGACAGTAGCATTCATTTCAAGGGATTTTTCATTCACTTCATCAATTTGAGTGTTCTTTATCTCCTCTGATCCCAGTTCCTGCACAGCCTGTATATCAGCAGGTGGCTCGCCTTCAGGGACATTGCTTTCTTCAGCTGAACCCCCAGCAGAAGCTGTGTTGCTTTGGTCAGAGATCCCTCCAGTTATGATATCTTTCTGACCATCAATTACTTCTGAAGATTCTGTGATGTTTACTTCTTGATTGTCACAACTTGTTTCACTTTCTTTTATATGATCTTCTTGAGAAGGCTCCTCTGAAACACAGGTGTTGCTTTCTCGGGGAACTGCTTCGACTTCAGTGGGTTCAGTTTCCTTTATTTCTGTTGCTGACTCTGTCTGCTGCATCTCACTTTCCTGTATATTATCTTCTTGAGCTGAATAATCGAATTGTGCAGCATTCCTCTGATTAGAAGCTTCCTCTGATTCAACAGGTTCTGTGCTCTTCATTTCTTCTGGTTCTAGCTCCTGTTTATGCGTTTCAGTGATATCCTCAGTCTGTAGCACATTCTGTTcaattgcctcatcaacaatcaCCACATCAGAGACTTCTGCAGTATTCTCAGCTATGTCTGCATTATCTACTTCTTGACTACCACAACTTGGCTCATCTGCTGCTACATTATCTTCCACTGTGTCCTCTGAAGTAGATATAGTTTTTTCATGGTAAGTTTCAGTGTCCTTAACTTCAACCAAATCTCGTTCAAGGGTTTGATGGATTTCACCATTATCTGGTTCATCTGTTGTTGAATCATTTTCTACTGCAAGTTCCTTGGAAGGAGTAACATGgtcaagtttggtgatttcttcAGCTTCAGTTGCTTCAATGTCCTTTAGTTCTTCTGTTTCAGTCACTTGTGGCTCACTTGTTGCTGTAGCATCTTCCTGAGCTAGGTCATTGAAGACAACAACATGATTCTGGTTAGAAGCTTCATCTGTTTTATCTTGTTCCAACTCCTGAACTGGTTGTGTATCTATTGTTGGCCCACTCTGCAGAATATTATCTTGAACTGGATTTTCGGTATTGCTCATGTTGGTGATCTCATCATCTTTGGCATCTCCAGGGACATTGATTTCCTCTGGTTCCACGTGATGTGCATGTTGGATTTCAGAACATGGATCTGTGGTTGCTACATGGTTTTCTGGAGTTGTCTCCTCAAAAGCAACACTACTTTGTTGCATCTCTGCTTCAGCATCTCCTACTGATTCCTGGCTTTGTTCTTGAATATTTACAGATGACTCCCTCATTTGTGCATCATGTTCTGGCATTGTGTCCTCAGGGACCACCATGTTGCTCTTGTGCTCAGTTTCTTCAGTCTTTACATTCACCAGGCCGTCAGATTCTTCAGTAGATTCTTGGTTCAGCACTTCTTGAGCATCAACCCCTGGCTCATCAGCGTGTTCAGATTTAGGCACCTCTTCCTGCAACACATCTGCATCTATCGCATCAGCTTGCTGATCAAGTTGCTCTTCTAATTTTATCACCTCTTCTGTAGGTTCTGCAATACAtgtgtcttctgaaaagctCTCTTTGTGGTCAGGATGGATAGCACCATCTGCTTTAACTAGTTCATCTGTTTCTGTGTTTCCATCAGTAGTATCTGGAATGGCATCAGAGATGTCCCGATTGATCTCCTCGGGAGTTTGAACTCCAGAAGATGCTTCGGTTATAACCTCATCAGGAATGTTTGCCATGCTTGCAGGTTGTGTGTCCTCAGTTGCATTTTCTGGTCCTAGATCTTGGTATTGCTGACCATCTTTTGTTTGCCCAATAGCTTTCAGTGTCTCTTCCTGGACTGTGTTATTTGTAGCACCTAAATTATGTTGATCTTCAGGAACTGCCACCTCCAAAGCAGAGCTGCTTGGTTGCACTGTTGCTTCAGTATCAACTGCGTCAGCAACTTCTCTTTCTTCTATAGTTTTGGCTTCTATTTCTTCCAATGATTCCTGGTTCTGCACTTGAATAGTTACAGGTAGCTCCCTTGTCGCGTCATATTCTGGCATTGCCTCCTCGGatgctggcatattgctctgGTGGGTTGTTTCTTCAGTATTTTCATTCACTGGGCCATCAGTTTCTTCAGCAGATTCTTGATTCAGCACTTCAAGAGCATCTGTTGCTGGCTCATCAGCGTATTCAGATTTAGGCACCTCTTCCTGCACCACGTCTGCATCCATTGCATCAGCTTGCTGGTTCTGCTGATCTTCTACTTTGACCACCTCTTCTGTAGGTTCTGCAGTAGATGTATCTTTTAGAAAGCTCTCTTTCTTGTCAGGATGAACATCAGCATGTGCTTTAGCTGGCTCATCTGCTTCTGTCTTTCCATCGGTAGTATC is a window encoding:
- the LOC8069925 gene encoding titin homolog isoform X2 is translated as MATEDEAREAADGTEVQVEAVDLGTVHLHAHPEGKLSSLMEIKSMGETVVSTEGTLKIPEDQVFVEAPSDVQLPPEHNLNGEASSVSGHTDKEEKVSIEQPHDNDQEEAELDQSNGINKEDVTDGLSHGESTPEDNCLLKHKKDEEPQGDDQQDLGVTVNDDSVQEDTLKTDNAIEQTDVGQQDQNQEPEEANENTEPASITSNANVDNAIEQTNDGQQDQNPEPEKANENTEPASIANNADVEIVAEAPTGLQAPVERRTNDSDGILETIDEKRETYEPAKEDDAVHPEEMAKVEDQQSQQADMMDADVAPEEIKCEETDQQEEKPKSEAHEPTIDAQGVLSQESAEETDDLMNEKIKETAHQRNVAAPKETTLEHEATMSAPPVNTQVQNQESLEEIEDTEAEIQPNSGFGDAIPEDQSNLGVTIDNDTVNEDTLRAIEQQDDGQQDEDLEPEKAIEHTQSASMANIPHVEIVTEAPSGVQTPGETNLDNSDAVPDTIAAKTKTDDPAKAHTVINPDQKESFPEDTSNAEPTEEVVKAEDQQSQQADAMDANMVQEEVPKSEHADEPATDALEVLNQESAEEIDGPVNTEGTAHKETTPVDIQAQNWESLEEREATVEEREVAEAVDTDAPVQQSTVAFEEAVLEDQHNLGVTNNTVQEDTLEATGQTEGEQYQDLGTENATEDTQPATTANIPDVEVIAEAPSGIQTPVGINLDISDSIPDTTDGNTEIDEPAKAHDVAHPDKKENFLEDTSTTEPTEEAVRLEDQQSQHADAMDADVVQELVPKFEHTDEPATDALEVLNQESSEEIDGSVNQKTEETAHQSNMPASEEKMPQSDATTREPPVTIHVQNQESSGEREAIVEEREVAEAVDTEAPVQQSSVAFEEAVPEDQHYLGVTNNTVQEDTVEATGQTEDDHQYQELGPENTTENTQPASMANIPDVEVITEAPSVIQTPVEINLDISDAIPDTTDGKTEADEPAKAHADVHPDKKESFLKDTSTAEPTEEVVKVEDQQNQQADAMDADVVQEEVPKSEYADEPATDALEVLNQESAEETDGPVNENTEETTHQSNMPASEEAMPEYDATRELPVTIQVQNQESLEEIEAKTIEEREVADAVDTEATVQPSSSALEVAVPEDQHNLGATNNTVQEETLKAIGQTKDGQQYQDLGPENATEDTQPASMANIPDEVITEASSGVQTPEEINRDISDAIPDTTDGNTETDELVKADGAIHPDHKESFSEDTCIAEPTEEVIKLEEQLDQQADAIDADVLQEEVPKSEHADEPGVDAQEVLNQESTEESDGLVNVKTEETEHKSNMVVPEDTMPEHDAQMRESSVNIQEQSQESVGDAEAEMQQSSVAFEETTPENHVATTDPCSEIQHAHHVEPEEINVPGDAKDDEITNMSNTENPVQDNILQSGPTIDTQPVQELEQDKTDEASNQNHVVVFNDLAQEDATATSEPQVTETEELKDIEATEAEEITKLDHVTPSKELAVENDSTTDEPDNGEIHQTLERDLVEVKDTETYHEKTISTSEDTVEDNVAADEPSCGSQEVDNADIAENTAEVSDVVIVDEAIEQNVLQTEDITETHKQELEPEEMKSTEPVESEEASNQRNAAQFDYSAQEDNIQESEMQQTESATEIKETEPTEVEAVPRESNTCVSEEPSQEDHIKESETSCDNQEVNITESSEVIDGQKDIITGGISDQSNTASAGGSAEESNVPEGEPPADIQAVQELGSEEIKNTQIDEVNEKSLEMNATVFQMPTQVETPATTELHESTEVSNIEATEVHRNPHQSDAAAQSEEQATEEISSSMKPEPIEDNDTEATESQSTSQEKIISTAEESVPEETAAEDNVTTEPDIDHQQLQDQESADIKEIEADKSQEIASSNTLSSEEFTSTEPSSDTQADNSQLAEETEDTENVKSNTALVEAAAPETDATADTSSFHEADLEETKDTGTIETEDVMTSSDYTSEKILETMETEAVPHESNVADIKESTEDDTSTPNAPRTGSEPVRELESVEDSTDTTEHPGETHGSTSDDHTPTEENTSVTDPSFNTQEVQNLTSQEIKDSEDDKTEEFSHISSFPTPGEADQVPRIEPTPDVQEVQELGLTEETRDIEAMEPEDQQEHIVSTLEKPAVDGEPNGDDQQVHEDKLPEVEDNKAIEVDEASKQSNIATPDNAAGERNELESDPDSYAQPAEQVELSIDNENNKLVKAEETSDQSSTVALEERTEDSVASEIDPPVDIKQEQPVEEIKGVDATEAEEDFHTSQADAIEKLASDNNIATIEPTYDIQQVDDLEATEEKQRVEAINDGEQSNIAVSEEPTPTDNGATPEDQHVESNEGTMGNETDNVILAHGIKDEIQKSTELKDDPCDLGETVFTTQSSENLIDEDVVQTSVSDTVETSNNIYQVKEEPNAGTEHNSSQMASEHNGENTTHVQDRDIDVQILTESGNADASQALFENDPQAAQDTTEKDDTTKGSEQTIHHNSRQHCDVALQQQSCETDALSILEQDEALQKIDSDQKQKEDEEIESQNDELQIDEQKHEDKRDDLTTEPLVEYQNFENGATNKTKDNDAFEADQTKAVISGILKNEATPSIMDMKVENTKETREGIEDDDDAKNDNKEEHENAENDDVVAKTSTSDQAETTDEIRKEEDLVHVIQASEKEIADEIEESKEIHEDNAICHDELQTNSEKEESPQLRSNEPYNVDAKIDATPLCEEIIHDNASIKPRETEEIGENKGLDSTSEPSVESSIQNNVEDSSNHHEVEDEKLSMSEKNDVDTEAMQEKNDESAADLNQTEQCQEEINADDVLQLETEENSFDKIEETASHEETEISSTTATEAVTINDDITDKVSGADGAPSNGSLKTFTDTGRDLDVSLVITTSKEESVNDNMENLNLDLPGHPAQDDNTPEKVLSLEETEREVPLSENLLQTEPGENQIPNEQDEKDKQDENQTPKERNEEDVQDTEFGEAKKEVEQELPVSHFLMNLILGKESSDANEDSESKAARKQGEATEDGSCAFISKQEENLQSLPTENKVDDNLTFVEQEKHEVKCPEETQEMVKEQSDDLKMDTERSIKTDEDIKKNTHDLEIPAYQDNTQDEISGELLTGEAAGVSTKMETRDIDISSVELDDRAVGTVCQENMEESTKTENGSLRSSLNDSTNTKAPKEDTLGEEQTGLVLESLPEDKSVDAVSEQAPLLTESGMTDANDLSSDTASVQNPVSAKEDKPTESANIEATCSTDIQLENEEVDKNEEEQHANTATDEVSEENVESSHVNLQKITSSEVTSNELATQITEPVCDTQTILAHEKEISEENFPTAVEIQADGPNLQINQDKQDEVADNESAMELEKVGESNFQEHQEIGTEQKSPEEIDEGGQQLLAKKEILTHELDVHETVESPQQTVSIKSNEDQELFDPKVQERDLNVVSPREASEAEENFVDVSKLWLIQSPEADAEQSPKADAEESIYDEKIKDIEGTKNFTDEAAMKTEAPGAAQKALKKQSLLSGVGSKVKHQLAKVKKAIVGKPGRTKPESPKA